One Persicobacter psychrovividus DNA window includes the following coding sequences:
- a CDS encoding GH3 auxin-responsive promoter family protein has protein sequence MGLLSFFSKYVAAYTVRQQNKWASRPIESQYNVFQSLIKGAENTAFGKDHDFENINTYEDFKKRVPIRDYEQLRPYVDRVVAGEADVLWKGRPIYFAKTSGTTSGVKYIPLTKESIPNHINSARNMLLNYMHETGNYDFVSRKLIFLSGSPTLEDKNGVFLGRLSGIVNHHVPEYLRRNQMPSYETNCIEEWEEKLDAIVAETSKEDMSLISGIPPWVQMYFDRLQEKHGGKKIIDIFPNFSVFVWGGVNFEPYRAKLYQSIGKEVDTLETYPASEGFIAYQDTQDQEGLLLNISSGIFFEFIPADQYFDENPERLSIGEVELGVNYAVIINNNAGLWGYSIGDTVKFVSKKPYRVIVSGRIKHFISAFGEHVIGEEVEKAMKAAVNKFPETELTEFTVAPMVSQSEGQSKHEWFVDFENKPKDMDAFSLYLDEQLQQLNVYYKDLVSGNILLPLQIVPLKKNAFQDYMKSIGKLGGQNKVPRLANDRKIADALMDYAEK, from the coding sequence ATGGGATTGTTATCTTTTTTCTCTAAATATGTTGCGGCATACACTGTCCGGCAACAAAACAAATGGGCTTCACGCCCTATCGAAAGCCAATACAACGTATTTCAGTCTTTAATTAAAGGGGCAGAAAATACGGCTTTTGGCAAAGACCATGATTTTGAAAACATCAACACCTATGAGGATTTCAAGAAGCGTGTACCGATTCGTGATTACGAGCAATTGCGTCCTTATGTGGATCGTGTTGTCGCAGGTGAAGCTGATGTGCTCTGGAAAGGTCGTCCAATTTATTTCGCAAAAACCTCTGGAACGACTTCCGGGGTAAAATATATTCCCTTGACCAAGGAGTCGATTCCCAACCATATCAATTCAGCAAGAAACATGTTGCTCAATTATATGCATGAAACCGGGAATTATGACTTCGTGAGTCGAAAGCTGATTTTCCTTTCAGGCTCGCCTACACTGGAAGATAAAAATGGTGTTTTCCTGGGCAGACTTTCCGGGATTGTCAATCATCATGTTCCGGAATATTTGCGCCGCAACCAAATGCCCTCCTACGAAACCAATTGCATTGAAGAATGGGAGGAAAAACTGGATGCCATTGTGGCCGAGACCAGCAAGGAGGACATGTCGCTGATCTCTGGGATTCCTCCCTGGGTTCAGATGTATTTCGACCGGCTGCAGGAAAAGCATGGGGGCAAAAAAATCATCGACATCTTCCCTAATTTCAGTGTATTTGTATGGGGAGGGGTGAATTTTGAACCTTATCGTGCTAAACTTTATCAGTCAATAGGAAAAGAAGTGGACACCCTGGAGACCTACCCGGCTTCGGAAGGCTTTATTGCCTATCAGGACACACAGGATCAGGAGGGGCTTTTGCTGAATATTTCTTCGGGAATCTTCTTTGAGTTTATTCCTGCGGATCAGTATTTTGACGAAAACCCAGAACGCCTGAGCATCGGAGAGGTGGAGCTTGGTGTAAATTATGCGGTCATCATCAACAATAATGCAGGCCTTTGGGGCTATTCTATTGGTGATACCGTGAAGTTTGTCAGCAAAAAACCTTACCGGGTGATTGTTTCCGGCCGTATCAAACACTTTATCTCCGCTTTTGGGGAGCACGTCATTGGTGAAGAAGTTGAGAAAGCCATGAAGGCAGCGGTGAATAAATTTCCAGAAACAGAACTGACGGAATTTACTGTTGCTCCGATGGTGAGCCAAAGCGAAGGGCAATCCAAGCATGAGTGGTTTGTGGATTTTGAAAACAAGCCCAAAGATATGGACGCATTTTCCCTTTACCTTGATGAGCAACTGCAGCAACTCAACGTTTATTATAAAGACCTGGTGTCTGGAAATATTTTGTTACCGCTACAGATTGTCCCACTGAAGAAAAATGCTTTTCAGGATTATATGAAGTCTATCGGGAAGCTCGGAGGGCAAAACAAAGTACCTCGCCTTGCCAACGACAGAAAAATTGCTGATGCGCTGATGGATTACGCTGAAAAGTAA
- a CDS encoding 1-deoxy-D-xylulose-5-phosphate reductoisomerase, which produces MEPLFEKKRHIAILGSTGSIGTQTLEVIAEQPQHFQVEVLTARRNVDLLIKQSLQFKPNAVVISEESLYEKAFEALDPHGIKVYAGQNALNAVVQMEEIDIVLTALVGYSGVLPTIKAIEAGKHIALANKETLVVAGEIITELAQQHRVSIFPVDSEHSAIFQCLVGEHPDSIEKLILTASGGPFRGMKTDELRKVTKAQALKHPNWDMGAKVTIDSASLMNKGLEVIEAKWLFGVDVDQIDVVVHPQSIVHSMVQFKDSSIKAQLGLPDMRLPIQYAIGFPHRLPCKFERLNFMDYPTLTFEKPDMATFRNLGLAFEAIKAGGNMPCILNAANEIAVQAFLEDKIGFLNMSDLIENCMQKATFIAQPTLDDLIATDKSVRNLASELL; this is translated from the coding sequence ATGGAACCACTTTTTGAGAAAAAAAGACACATTGCCATCCTCGGTTCTACGGGCTCAATAGGCACGCAGACACTGGAGGTCATTGCAGAACAACCTCAGCACTTTCAGGTGGAGGTTTTGACTGCCCGGCGCAATGTGGACTTATTGATAAAACAAAGCCTTCAGTTCAAGCCCAATGCGGTCGTGATCTCAGAGGAATCTTTGTATGAGAAAGCTTTTGAGGCCCTCGACCCACATGGCATAAAAGTATATGCCGGCCAAAACGCCCTCAACGCTGTTGTGCAGATGGAGGAAATCGACATTGTCCTTACCGCTTTGGTGGGTTACAGTGGGGTATTGCCGACCATTAAGGCCATTGAAGCCGGAAAACACATTGCCCTGGCCAACAAGGAAACACTTGTAGTGGCCGGTGAGATCATTACTGAACTTGCACAGCAACATCGGGTATCGATTTTCCCGGTGGACTCTGAGCACAGTGCCATCTTCCAGTGTTTGGTAGGAGAACATCCCGACAGCATTGAAAAGCTGATTCTTACCGCTTCAGGAGGGCCATTCCGTGGCATGAAAACCGACGAGCTGCGGAAAGTTACCAAAGCACAAGCCTTAAAACACCCCAACTGGGACATGGGCGCTAAGGTAACGATTGATTCTGCCTCGCTGATGAACAAAGGGCTTGAAGTAATTGAAGCCAAATGGCTCTTCGGGGTAGATGTTGATCAGATTGATGTGGTCGTTCATCCACAATCCATCGTTCACAGTATGGTACAGTTTAAAGACAGTTCCATTAAAGCACAACTCGGCTTGCCCGACATGCGCCTGCCGATTCAGTATGCCATTGGTTTTCCGCATCGATTACCCTGCAAATTTGAGCGGCTGAACTTTATGGATTACCCTACCCTGACTTTTGAAAAGCCAGATATGGCAACTTTCCGCAACCTTGGGCTGGCCTTTGAAGCCATTAAAGCGGGCGGAAATATGCCCTGCATCCTGAACGCAGCAAACGAAATTGCTGTTCAGGCATTTTTGGAAGACAAGATAGGATTTTTAAATATGTCCGATTTGATCGAAAATTGTATGCAAAAGGCTACCTTTATCGCTCAACCTACGCTTGATGACCTCATAGCAACAGATAAATCAGTTAGAAACTTAGCATCAGAATTATTATAA
- the rseP gene encoding RIP metalloprotease RseP, translated as MEGLIMAAQMILGLSILVGVHEMGHLVAAKVFGMRVEQFSIGFPPKLFSKQFGETEYSLSLIPLGGYVKISGMIDESMDKEQMNQEPQDWEFRSKPAWQRLIVMLGGIIVNVIMGIIIFVILSYSFGETYIPKSELNKNGIIAYDLAQEIGFKTGDKIQNINGQEFERFSDLLNPELMMNAGSYYTVVRNGQTAKVTIPAGFMDKIATNKEDEKPHFIGPRQPFEVGQVMTNSPADIAGLSQGDKIVSINNADVTFFDQLQKELEDNAGKQVSMTVSRNNETKTLEATVGEDGKLGFMPVMGLKLASIQPSFGEAIGLGTTKAFSVVWLNIQAFGKIFTGELSAKKSLGGPIAIAQSFGGTWDWFRFWSLTGLLSMVLAFMNLLPIPALDGGHVMFLLYEMISGHKPSDKFMEVAQKIGMVMLLALMVFIFANDIIKLLPTSWVQWLGW; from the coding sequence ATGGAAGGTTTAATTATGGCTGCCCAAATGATCTTGGGACTTTCGATTCTTGTCGGAGTTCATGAGATGGGACACTTGGTAGCGGCAAAAGTATTTGGCATGCGTGTGGAGCAATTTTCTATTGGCTTTCCACCCAAACTTTTTTCAAAGCAATTCGGCGAAACGGAATATTCTTTATCACTGATCCCACTTGGCGGCTATGTGAAAATTTCAGGAATGATTGACGAATCCATGGATAAAGAGCAAATGAACCAGGAACCACAAGACTGGGAGTTTCGCTCAAAACCGGCATGGCAACGCCTGATCGTAATGCTTGGTGGCATTATCGTGAACGTGATCATGGGGATTATCATCTTTGTGATTCTTTCCTACAGCTTCGGGGAAACCTACATTCCTAAATCAGAATTGAACAAAAACGGTATTATTGCCTATGACCTTGCCCAAGAAATTGGTTTTAAGACTGGTGATAAAATTCAGAACATCAACGGGCAGGAGTTTGAGCGTTTCTCGGACCTGCTGAACCCTGAATTGATGATGAATGCCGGAAGCTATTATACGGTGGTTCGTAACGGCCAAACAGCCAAAGTAACGATCCCTGCTGGATTCATGGATAAAATCGCTACGAATAAAGAGGATGAAAAACCTCACTTTATTGGTCCACGTCAGCCGTTTGAGGTTGGACAGGTCATGACCAACTCTCCTGCTGATATCGCAGGCCTGAGCCAGGGAGATAAGATTGTAAGCATCAACAATGCTGATGTTACTTTCTTCGATCAGTTACAAAAAGAACTGGAGGACAATGCCGGCAAGCAGGTTTCCATGACCGTAAGCCGCAACAATGAAACAAAAACACTTGAGGCCACTGTTGGTGAAGATGGCAAGCTGGGCTTCATGCCTGTGATGGGCTTGAAACTGGCAAGCATTCAGCCAAGCTTCGGTGAAGCCATCGGTTTGGGTACGACAAAGGCCTTTTCTGTGGTTTGGCTGAACATTCAAGCTTTTGGGAAAATCTTCACCGGAGAGCTTTCTGCCAAAAAATCCCTTGGGGGGCCTATCGCCATTGCACAGTCTTTCGGAGGCACCTGGGACTGGTTCAGATTCTGGTCGCTCACAGGGCTTTTATCAATGGTATTGGCCTTTATGAACCTTCTGCCAATCCCTGCGCTGGATGGTGGCCATGTGATGTTCCTACTTTATGAGATGATCTCTGGACACAAACCAAGCGACAAGTTTATGGAAGTGGCGCAAAAGATCGGTATGGTCATGCTATTGGCCCTGATGGTCTTCATTTTTGCTAACGACATCATTAAGCTATTACCTACAAGCTGGGTTCAGTGGCTGGGATGGTAA
- a CDS encoding HAD family hydrolase: MEKCIFLDRDGVLNVERGEYTFRLEDFEIEAGVGEALKRLKDAGYRLVVITNQAGIAKGLYTKADVLACHEKLQANTGRLIDAIYYCPHHPTKSESIARKPGTLMFERAIAKYNIDPIQSFMVGDQERDLVPAKKLGMGTVRVAPTKVETDGDHFCFSLLEASDYILKA; encoded by the coding sequence ATGGAAAAGTGCATCTTTTTGGACCGTGATGGTGTCCTGAATGTAGAAAGAGGAGAATATACCTTTCGGTTGGAAGATTTTGAGATTGAAGCTGGCGTTGGTGAAGCGCTGAAGCGATTGAAGGATGCGGGCTACCGTTTGGTAGTGATTACCAACCAGGCAGGAATAGCCAAAGGTTTATATACTAAAGCCGATGTGCTGGCGTGTCATGAGAAGTTGCAGGCGAATACCGGCAGGCTGATTGACGCCATTTATTATTGTCCGCACCATCCCACCAAATCGGAATCTATTGCCCGTAAGCCTGGTACATTGATGTTTGAACGCGCGATCGCCAAATATAACATTGATCCGATTCAAAGCTTTATGGTAGGAGATCAGGAACGCGATTTGGTGCCAGCAAAAAAATTAGGCATGGGAACAGTTCGTGTGGCGCCAACGAAAGTAGAGACCGATGGGGATCATTTTTGTTTCAGCCTGCTCGAAGCATCAGACTATATTTTGAAAGCGTAA
- a CDS encoding polyprenol monophosphomannose synthase — MSKNIVIIPTYNEKENIEAIIRKVFSLEVDFHLLIVDDGSPDGTAIIVKKLQQEFGHRLHMIERSGKLGLGTAYITGFKYCLEQGYDYIYEMDADFSHNPEDLVRLYHACAIDGADISIGSRYVSGVNVVNWPMKRVLMSYYASKYVQFITGLPFNDTTAGFVCYSRRALAHLDFDKIKFVGYAFQIEMKFTIWKHGFNIVEVPIVFTDRTEGESKMSGGIFKEAVIGVIKLKVNSFFRKFAPCTAPQQEKISIEETKKKTEASLVEA; from the coding sequence ATGAGTAAAAATATTGTAATCATACCTACCTATAATGAGAAAGAAAACATTGAAGCGATTATTCGCAAGGTATTTTCTTTGGAGGTAGATTTTCATTTGCTGATCGTGGACGATGGTTCCCCTGACGGGACAGCGATTATCGTGAAAAAACTTCAGCAAGAGTTTGGCCACCGTTTACACATGATCGAGCGCTCAGGAAAACTGGGCTTGGGCACTGCCTATATCACTGGGTTCAAATACTGCCTGGAGCAAGGCTATGATTACATCTATGAGATGGACGCCGATTTCAGTCATAATCCCGAAGATTTGGTACGACTCTACCATGCCTGTGCGATTGATGGCGCAGATATATCGATCGGTTCCCGCTATGTGTCGGGTGTCAATGTCGTTAATTGGCCCATGAAGCGCGTACTGATGTCTTATTATGCAAGTAAGTATGTACAATTCATCACTGGATTGCCTTTTAATGACACCACCGCAGGCTTTGTCTGCTACAGTCGCCGAGCGTTGGCACACCTTGACTTCGACAAAATCAAGTTCGTTGGATATGCCTTTCAGATAGAAATGAAATTCACGATCTGGAAGCACGGATTCAATATTGTGGAGGTGCCTATCGTATTTACCGACCGTACAGAAGGAGAATCGAAAATGTCTGGAGGTATCTTTAAAGAAGCCGTAATTGGCGTAATCAAACTGAAGGTCAATAGCTTTTTCAGAAAATTCGCTCCTTGTACAGCTCCTCAGCAGGAAAAAATCAGCATAGAAGAAACGAAAAAAAAGACGGAAGCCTCTCTGGTAGAGGCGTAG
- a CDS encoding YoaK family protein → MFQLNTQGRTYGQNLRLAIFLSFSAGLINIIGLLQFGELVTHVTGHFTHFANALSTGNFTLILQRFGFLFSFIFGAMAASVLVIYTGRWKEQYSHTFALLIEIAILFFVLSHPNWSARWNAYLLLFAMGLQNALVTRISGAVVRTTHLTGISTDLGIELVSLFHSQGEERKQITRRLSLQSTIVTGFVVGGIGAVFLFSKFHIHALLLPIAILTSALIYDAVHYQLHHKKDLSKIN, encoded by the coding sequence ATGTTTCAACTCAATACCCAAGGCCGTACATACGGTCAAAACCTGCGTTTGGCCATTTTTTTATCCTTCTCCGCAGGACTGATCAATATTATAGGCCTGTTGCAGTTCGGTGAACTGGTGACCCATGTAACGGGGCACTTTACCCACTTCGCCAATGCCCTGAGTACGGGCAACTTTACACTGATCCTCCAACGGTTTGGTTTTCTGTTCTCTTTTATCTTCGGCGCCATGGCCGCTTCGGTACTGGTCATTTATACTGGCCGATGGAAAGAACAATACTCACACACTTTTGCCCTACTGATCGAAATTGCCATTTTGTTTTTTGTATTGAGCCACCCCAATTGGTCAGCACGCTGGAATGCCTATCTCCTGCTTTTTGCTATGGGCCTGCAAAATGCCCTGGTCACCCGCATCTCGGGTGCGGTGGTAAGAACCACCCACCTAACGGGAATTTCTACAGACCTGGGGATAGAGCTCGTTTCGCTATTTCACAGCCAGGGCGAGGAAAGGAAGCAGATTACCCGCAGGCTGTCATTGCAATCCACCATTGTTACGGGCTTTGTTGTCGGAGGAATTGGCGCCGTATTCTTGTTCAGCAAATTTCATATTCATGCCCTGCTTTTGCCCATTGCTATTTTAACCAGTGCACTGATTTACGACGCCGTACACTATCAGCTCCACCATAAAAAAGATTTATCCAAAATAAACTAA
- a CDS encoding ABC transporter permease yields the protein MNLSLFISKRINKVGQGTFSAVIHRVAVATIAMGLGLILISFLILTGFRENIIRKVVSFSGHCQVLRYSLSNSYEEDPISVHNPVMEQWKDISGIEGVYPYSSKPGLLKDNDEVAGIILKGVDQSYEHSEFATNIIAGHFPQFDSTRRYDQQVMVSKTTANLLDLHVGDTTRMYFIQDPPRFRKVYVSGVYESGLEEFDEKVVIGDLRMIQRLNQWPDSLVGGLEVHLKSMEQLDQIHEQLFDLAGFDLFVTKVTDRHADFFDWLKLLDNNVVIILSLILFVACINMVSVVLILIMERTQMIGMLKALGATDHQVRKIFMYNGSLLILKGMLYGNLIGLGFGWLQWKFHLIPLEMSSYYMNYVPISWDWTYLIGSNLLTFVVVTLVLWLPTVVASKITPIKAIRFD from the coding sequence TTGAACCTATCTTTATTTATTTCCAAAAGAATTAACAAAGTCGGTCAGGGAACCTTCTCGGCAGTGATTCACCGCGTGGCTGTGGCCACCATTGCTATGGGCCTTGGGCTGATCTTGATTTCTTTTTTGATACTGACGGGCTTTCGGGAAAATATCATCCGTAAGGTGGTCAGCTTCAGTGGGCATTGCCAGGTGTTGCGCTATTCACTGAGTAATTCTTATGAAGAAGATCCGATATCTGTTCATAACCCTGTGATGGAGCAGTGGAAAGATATTTCAGGCATTGAGGGGGTTTACCCTTATTCCAGTAAGCCGGGCTTGTTGAAAGATAACGATGAGGTGGCCGGGATTATCCTCAAAGGGGTGGATCAGTCCTATGAGCATTCGGAATTTGCCACCAATATTATTGCGGGGCATTTTCCGCAGTTTGACAGCACACGACGATACGATCAGCAGGTGATGGTCAGTAAAACGACGGCCAACCTGTTGGATTTGCACGTGGGCGATACCACCAGGATGTACTTTATTCAGGACCCTCCACGCTTTCGGAAAGTGTATGTCAGTGGGGTTTATGAATCGGGGCTTGAGGAGTTCGACGAGAAGGTGGTCATTGGTGACCTGCGGATGATTCAACGCCTGAACCAGTGGCCAGACTCTTTGGTTGGAGGCCTTGAAGTTCACCTGAAAAGTATGGAGCAGCTCGATCAGATTCATGAACAGCTGTTTGATTTGGCGGGCTTTGATTTGTTTGTTACCAAAGTGACCGATCGGCATGCTGATTTCTTCGACTGGCTGAAATTGCTCGACAACAATGTGGTGATTATCCTCAGCCTGATCCTTTTTGTGGCTTGTATCAATATGGTATCAGTGGTACTGATCCTCATTATGGAGCGCACACAAATGATTGGGATGCTCAAGGCCCTCGGGGCGACGGATCATCAGGTGCGGAAAATATTCATGTACAATGGTTCGCTGCTGATCTTGAAAGGGATGCTTTACGGTAACCTGATTGGTTTGGGATTTGGGTGGTTACAATGGAAATTTCACCTGATTCCGCTCGAGATGTCTTCTTATTATATGAACTATGTACCAATCTCCTGGGACTGGACGTATCTGATCGGTTCCAATTTGCTTACCTTCGTTGTTGTAACGCTGGTATTGTGGTTGCCGACAGTCGTGGCCTCAAAAATTACACCTATAAAGGCAATCCGCTTCGACTGA
- a CDS encoding DUF1343 domain-containing protein, which yields MKGKLWILCLWAMFFSLSCKSQATETSKDLPKITMGASQTALYFPLIKDKKIGMVVNQTSVVEGQHLVDFLLSQKQQVVKVFAPEHGFRGKADAGEHVKDAKDTKTGLPVISLYGKNKKPSAEMLKDIDVVIFDIQDVGVRFYTYISTLHLVMEACAENNKPLIVLDRPNPNGDYVDGPVLEPKFKSFVGMDPLPIVHGLTIGELAKMINGQKWLKNGLQCNLTVVKMNHYSHKRFYDLPIKPSPNLPNYQSIRLYPSLCLFEATNISVGRGTTIPFQIYGYPDKSAGAFSFTPKSIPGMSKHPKFENQTCYGADLRDNISARTFTLTYLLDTYYHYKDKENFFLKNNFFDKLAGTDELRHQIEANLTEDEIRLSWQTNLTAYKKMRKQYLLYPDFEL from the coding sequence ATGAAAGGTAAACTTTGGATATTATGCCTTTGGGCGATGTTTTTTTCACTCTCCTGTAAATCCCAGGCTACTGAAACGTCGAAAGACCTCCCCAAGATCACTATGGGCGCTTCACAGACGGCACTCTACTTCCCACTGATCAAAGATAAAAAAATTGGGATGGTCGTTAATCAGACCTCCGTAGTGGAAGGGCAACACCTCGTGGATTTCCTGTTGTCACAGAAACAGCAGGTGGTCAAGGTTTTTGCGCCGGAGCATGGGTTCCGAGGCAAAGCCGATGCCGGAGAACATGTGAAAGATGCCAAGGATACCAAAACAGGCCTGCCCGTCATTTCGCTATATGGAAAAAATAAGAAGCCTTCGGCGGAAATGCTCAAAGATATTGACGTGGTAATTTTCGACATTCAGGATGTCGGCGTTCGTTTTTACACCTACATCTCCACCCTGCACTTGGTGATGGAGGCCTGTGCTGAAAACAACAAACCGCTGATTGTCCTCGACCGCCCGAACCCCAATGGCGATTATGTGGATGGCCCCGTGCTGGAGCCCAAGTTCAAATCATTCGTTGGAATGGATCCACTCCCTATCGTCCATGGGCTGACTATCGGCGAGCTCGCCAAGATGATCAATGGCCAAAAATGGCTAAAAAACGGCCTTCAGTGCAACCTGACGGTGGTAAAGATGAACCATTACTCCCACAAGCGTTTTTACGATTTGCCCATCAAGCCATCGCCAAATTTACCCAATTATCAGTCCATCCGACTGTACCCGTCTTTATGCCTGTTTGAAGCCACCAACATTAGCGTTGGTCGCGGAACCACCATCCCTTTTCAGATTTATGGTTACCCAGACAAATCTGCTGGCGCTTTCTCTTTCACCCCGAAAAGCATTCCAGGGATGTCGAAACACCCTAAGTTTGAAAATCAAACCTGCTACGGTGCCGACCTCCGAGATAATATTTCGGCGAGAACCTTCACGCTCACTTACCTCCTGGACACTTACTACCATTACAAGGATAAGGAAAATTTCTTCCTCAAAAATAACTTCTTCGACAAGCTGGCAGGAACCGATGAATTAAGGCATCAGATTGAAGCCAACCTGACCGAAGATGAAATTCGCCTTTCGTGGCAAACCAACCTTACAGCCTACAAAAAAATGCGGAAACAGTACCTGCTGTATCCCGACTTTGAACTGTAA
- the fmt gene encoding methionyl-tRNA formyltransferase has protein sequence MKSLKIIFMGTPEFAVPSLKALVEAGKNVVAVITAPDKPKGRGQKLAFSPVKEYAVSQELPVLQPTNLKNPAFLEELRSYEADLQVVVAFRMLPEAVWDMPKEGTFNLHASLLPQYRGAAPINWAIINGEKETGATTFMLKHEIDTGSVMYQIKEPIHPEDNVGTVYERLMNNGAQLVVKTVDKIESGQYDLVPQNEDQELKHAPKIFKETCEIDWNKTSEAIHNLVRGLSPYPAAWTHLKDKSLKIYQTEIIDKALAAGTVDSDGKTYLHYGTADGALSILDLQLQGKKRMKVTDFLRGYKFN, from the coding sequence ATGAAATCACTCAAAATTATATTTATGGGTACGCCAGAATTTGCCGTACCATCCCTGAAAGCACTTGTTGAAGCTGGAAAAAATGTGGTAGCCGTTATTACGGCACCCGACAAGCCCAAAGGCCGCGGACAAAAACTGGCCTTTTCCCCGGTAAAAGAATATGCCGTAAGCCAGGAGCTGCCGGTACTTCAACCTACCAACCTGAAAAACCCTGCATTCCTCGAGGAACTTCGCAGCTATGAGGCCGACCTGCAGGTGGTTGTGGCTTTCCGTATGTTGCCAGAGGCTGTATGGGATATGCCCAAAGAGGGGACCTTCAATTTGCATGCCTCCCTGCTGCCGCAATACCGTGGTGCTGCCCCAATCAACTGGGCGATTATCAATGGAGAAAAAGAAACTGGCGCCACCACTTTCATGCTCAAACATGAGATTGATACTGGCAGTGTGATGTACCAGATTAAGGAGCCTATTCACCCAGAGGATAATGTCGGTACGGTTTACGAACGCCTGATGAACAACGGTGCGCAGCTGGTGGTAAAAACGGTCGATAAAATTGAAAGTGGCCAGTACGATTTGGTTCCACAGAATGAAGATCAGGAACTTAAGCACGCCCCAAAAATCTTCAAGGAAACCTGTGAAATCGACTGGAACAAAACCAGCGAAGCTATTCACAACCTGGTTCGTGGACTTTCCCCTTACCCTGCGGCATGGACACACCTTAAAGACAAAAGCCTGAAAATCTATCAGACGGAAATCATTGACAAAGCACTTGCTGCCGGAACAGTGGACTCCGATGGAAAAACCTACCTCCACTATGGTACTGCTGATGGTGCCCTGAGCATCCTTGACCTTCAGTTGCAAGGGAAAAAGCGCATGAAAGTAACCGATTTTTTAAGAGGATATAAATTTAACTAA
- a CDS encoding dihydrofolate reductase: MQINVIVATGKNLAIGKDGQMPWHLPADLKYFKKTTLGHPVIMGRKTYESIGRPLPGRLNIVVSRNHEYQAKGCQTVSSLPEAFALAKTENEQACFMIGGGQLYQEIIPLADRLFITEIQENFEADTFFPAVGAEWKEVERTAHQADEKNPYDYHFVVYEKA, from the coding sequence ATGCAAATCAATGTTATCGTTGCCACAGGAAAAAACCTGGCAATAGGCAAAGACGGGCAGATGCCCTGGCACTTACCTGCCGACCTAAAGTACTTCAAGAAAACAACCCTCGGCCACCCCGTCATTATGGGGCGTAAAACCTATGAGTCTATCGGGCGCCCACTGCCTGGCAGACTCAATATTGTGGTCAGCAGAAACCATGAATATCAAGCGAAAGGATGCCAGACGGTATCTTCGCTCCCTGAAGCCTTTGCGCTGGCCAAAACCGAAAATGAGCAGGCCTGTTTCATGATTGGCGGCGGGCAATTGTATCAGGAAATCATTCCTCTCGCCGACCGCTTGTTCATCACTGAAATTCAGGAAAACTTTGAAGCCGACACCTTCTTCCCTGCCGTGGGAGCAGAATGGAAAGAGGTGGAAAGAACAGCACATCAGGCGGATGAAAAAAACCCTTACGACTACCACTTTGTGGTCTATGAAAAAGCATGA